In the genome of Anaerolineaceae bacterium oral taxon 439, the window GATTTGAATTAATATCTCCCTTCGTCTTGAATACGTTAATAATGACGAGAAAAAAGGGAAAGATGAACATCAGGAAAACAATGATCAATATTGCAATCATGATTCCATGCGTAATATGTTTTCTTCGTAAAGCCTTTTCGCTGTCGGTCATCATGCTTCCACCTCGTTTCGCTTACCAATCTGAACCTGCGTTATCCCGACAATCGCACAGATAACGAACAGGATCAGCGCCTCCGCCTGACCCAGACCGTAATTCTTATAAACGAACGCCTGATTATAAACGTGCATCGCCGCCAGAACGGAGGAATTAAACGGTTCGCCTTTCGTCAACGACAGGTTGACGTCGTAAACGACGAAGCAGCGCGTAATACTCAGGAACAGACACTGAACGAACGAAGCGCGCATCAACGGAACGATCACGTTCCGCATCGCCTGAAACGGCGTGCATCCGTCGATCATCGCCGCCTCTTTCAAATCTGAAGCGACGCTCATGAACCCCGCGACATAAATCAGCATCATATAACCCGCATACTGCCAGGTTGACACAAGAATCAGACAGAACATCGCCCCATTCGTCGTCGCCAGCAGCGACCCCACAGTTCCGCCGGCGAT includes:
- a CDS encoding ABC transporter permease; translation: MKRNTLMYKTKQFLMFAGPAGFLFFGTVIVPFVYGLYLTFTSWDGISRVKPFVGLENYIAAFRDGVYWQALGRTVVYSFFSVILINIVAFLLAYMVTSGIRGQNFFRAGFFVPNLIGGIVLGYVWKFVFNRAFVALGTAIAGGTVGSLLATTNGAMFCLILVSTWQYAGYMMLIYVAGFMSVASDLKEAAMIDGCTPFQAMRNVIVPLMRASFVQCLFLSITRCFVVYDVNLSLTKGEPFNSSVLAAMHVYNQAFVYKNYGLGQAEALILFVICAIVGITQVQIGKRNEVEA